Within Metabacillus sp. KUDC1714, the genomic segment AGGATTATCTATGCCAATTTCACAATCACTTTCCGTTTATTTCGCAGTGAATAATTTAGGTAGTATATCATATATGGCTTTGCTTAATATACCAGCCTTGGGCATTATACCGTTAATTCCGATGATCGTACCGGCATTAACAAAACGATTTGAAAAGAAATATATATTTCTAGTCTGCTCTATCGCACATGCAGTGACACTTTTTATTTTATATGTAATTGGTTATGATATTCAACCACTTGTTTTCATCATTAATGGAATAACTCTCTTATTTGCATTAATAAATTCAACAATTGTAGCATTGTTAATTACGGATGCAATTGACTATGGAGAGTGGAAGACAGGAAACCGATTTGAAGCAATTTCATTTGCTGTACAGTCATTTACGAGTAAATGTCAGGGAGCAATAGCGGGTTTACTTGTTGGTTTAATTCTTACTTATATAGGATATGAAGCTGCATCGCAGAGTCAAGGAACGGGAACAATTGATGGGATTTTCTTAGGGTTTACGTTGATACCTGCTATTATTAGTATCATTGCAGCAATTCCGATCCAATTTATTAAGTTTTCAGGAAAAGTTCGTGAAGATGCTTTAGAGGAAATAAAACAAAGAAGATCTAAACTAGATAGTTAATTCTTCAAAAACCTACTCGGGGACATGTGAGCCTGAGTAGGTTATTTTCATTTTAGGATCTGTATGCTATAATTTCATGATTTAAAGTAAGGAGGATTCCTATGAATGGTGATGAGTTGCGCTCATTTCTATTAACCAACAATACCAAACAAGCAACCGAATGGGATGCTATAAAAAAAGCATTTAATCCGGAAACGGTTGAAATAAATGGAGAGCAAGTTTATGTGTTTGATATGATCTTTGATTTAACAGTCACTCCTATTGAAGATCCTATTGGGATTTCTCAGCAGTTACCTACTGCGTATGTTCCTATGCATATTCATCATTATATTGAATTAATTTATGTTTATCAGGGACAATGCACAATCGTTATGCAAAACGGGAAAATGACCATTTCTGAGGGAGAAATTATTATTATTGATAAACGAACCCCTCATGCAGTAGAGGGGATTTCGGAATCAGATATTGTAATAGATATTAAACTAAAGCACGACTATTTATCATCTAGTTTTCTTAGTCGATTTACACATAAAAGCATTATTTCTCAATTTTTGGTAGACTCTCTGATAAACAATCGAAGAGTAAATAATTATCTACACTTTCCATTTGAAAATCGCTCTAATATAGCCGGAATTATGGAACATATTATGTGTGAGTATTTTGAAAAAGACTTTTGCTCTGCAGATATGATAAACTCCTACCTTTTCATTTTGTTCACTGAATTAATTCGACACAGTAACAATTCCAATAGTATAAAGCCGGTCGATACTAAGCAAGATGATATTGTTCTCGAATTTCTAAAATATATTGAAGATCATTATAAAGATTGTAGTTTAACGAAAATGGCTTCACACTATAATTATCATCCGAACTATGCTTCCTCTGTTCTTAAGAAAGCAACCGGAAAGTCCTTCAAGGATCTCCTTCAGATTCAACGATTAAATAAAGCAGCGTTATATTTAACAAACTCGGACCTTCCTGTAGCAGAAATTGCAGAAAAGGTTGGTTACACCAGTTTGTCTTTCTTCTATAAAAAATTTAATGATATCTTCTTACAAACTCCAAAAGAGTATAGAGAAAATAAACTTTAATCATTCCCTTCAGAAAAGCCGCTTCTAAAAGCGGTTTTTCCTATTGGCTGTTTTCGCAAACTTTGTTGCTATTTACCATGAAGTGTCGTGTGGTTGATTGCAGCGAGAGTTGCTCGCTTTCCGCGGGGCGGGCGGTGAGCCGGCGTAAACGAGTGCGGGGTCTCACCTGTCCCGCTGCTCCCGCAGGAGTCTCGCAATCCGTTCCAATCAACCTAAAATAGTTTTTGTTTTAAAAGCAACAATCTCTTAGAAAAGAGCATTCCTATTAAATGAATCCAATTATCCAATGGACTATCATATTTGAATCGAGCAATACTTCTCTTTCTTTTCAACATTAAATTTAATGAATGCGTTTGCTAAAATGTAGTAATAAAGCATTTGAACAAGTAAAAGGGAGTGCGAAACGACATGACATTTAATTTTCCGCCACAGTTTATTTGGGGTTCAGCAACTGCAGGACACCAGGTTGAAGGAAATAATATGAACAATGATTTTTGGGCAGAGGAGCATGCAGAGGGATCACCATATAAAGATAGGTCTGGTGATGCAATTGATCATTATCGACTTTATGAAAAAGACATTGCACTTATGGCTAGCTTAGGATTAAAAGCCTACCGATTTTCGATAGAATGGTCCAGAATTGAACCTGAGCAGGGAGAATACTCAAATTCTGCCATCGAACATTATCGTGGTGTTCTTGAAGCATGTCATAAATATGGAATAACACCTGTAGTGGCTATGCATCACTTTTCTTCACCAAAATGGCTAATGCGGTTGGGGGGATGGGCCAGTCCAGAGATTCCAGAGTTATTTTCCCAGTATTGTGAGGTTGTGTTTCGTGAACTAGGGCATTTAATTCCTTACACTCTTACAATGAATGAAGTGAATTTACCTGTAATGTTGAGGGAGGTTTTTTCAAGTATTGGTTTTATACCGCCTGTAGGAATTGAAAGAGATGCATGGGTGGCTCCAAAATGGAGAGAATCAGCAGCTCAGTTATGTGGCACGACAGCAGATAAATATTTCACGTTCCATATGATTTCAGACGAAAAATCTATTAAGATATTAAAAGAAGCACATAAAAAGGCACGTGAGGTCATTAAGGGGATTGCTCCAGATACTAAAGTAGGCTTTTCGATGGCACTTTCAGACATTCAGTCTATCTCAGGTGGTGAAGAGCTTGCCGAGAAGAAGTGGCAAAGTTATTTTGGTCAATTTGAGGATATGATTGCTGAAGATGACTTCTTTGGATTACAAAATTATACCCGTGAGACATACGGTCCAGAAGGCCAAGTGGCACCTACTGAAGGAACTGAGCTTACGCAAATGGGATATGTATATTGCCCCGAGGCACTTGGAAATGTTATTCGTAAGGTGAAACAGGCTGTGTCAATTCCAATCATGATTACTGAGCATGGAGTGGCAACTGCAAATGATGAAAGACGTGTAGAATTTATCCGCAGAAGTCTTGAAGGGGTGCAATCTTGTCTTAACGAAGGAATTGATATTATCGGCTATCTGCATTGGTCTACTTTTGATAATTTTGAATGGAATTCTGGTTATTCTATGCAATTTGGTTTAATTGAGGTTGATCGAACTACACAGGAAAGAAAAGTGAAGGAAAGCGCACGTTATCTTGGACGTATTGCTCAAATGAACGCGCTTGTAACGAAATAAAGTGGAATCAACATTCTATTATAAAATAAATTTTCTTGTAAATAGAAGAGCGTGGAAAACTGGCATTCTTTAATAAAATGCCAGTTCCCTATTGCCGAAGCGAAAAACAGATTGAGAGGGGAAAACATATGACAAAGCTATTGGTAGATTCATTAAAATGTGAATATCGTTTTAATCCGCTTGGAATTGATGTGAAGAAACCGCGTATTAGCTGGAAAATGCAATCTGACCTCCGTGGAACATTGCAAAAGGCTTACCGAATTCAAGTAGTGGTAGGTCGCGATGATTTCATGGAAATGCTATGGGATACTGGAATCGTCTATACAGATGAATCAATTCAAATTGAATATGGTGGTCCTGATTTAACACCACGAACAAGGTATTTCTACCGAATAAAGGTTTGGGATAATTTTGACCGTGAATCATCATGGAGTACTACATCTTGGTGGGAAACCGGATTGCTTGATACATCAGAGTGGAAAGCAAAGTGGATCACACCATCAACTGAACAACTTGATCCACTTTCTGAGCCAACATTTTTATTAAGAAAAGGATTTAATGTAAAGAAGGAGATAATATCAGCTCGCATTTATGGAACAGGAGTTGGCTTGTATGAATTGTTTCTAAATGGTGAGCGGGTTGGTGATGATTTACTTTCTCCGGGGTGGACAAGTTATCATAAACGATTGCAATATCAAACCTATGATGTAACTGATCTATTAACCGAAGGGTCAAACGTGGTAGGAATCGTGTTGGCTGATGGTTGGTACAAAGGGACTCTTAGTTTTGAAGACAAACGACATGTATATGGCGATAGAAGAGCGGCATTACTTCAGCTTTATGTAACATATAGTGATGGATCGGAAGAAATGATTGTGACGGATACCACATGGAAAGCATCTACTGGTCCTATTTTATATTCAGAAATATACAATGGGGAAACGTATGATGCCAGACGTGAAATAGGTGGCTGGAGCCTTCCAAATTTTGATGATCATAATTGGAAAGGAACGATTATTCAAGATTTACCTTTCTCTAATTTGGTTGCACAGGAAAACTGGCCGACACGGGTTACAGAAGTGATTAAGCCAGTTGATGCCTTCATCACACCAGCTGGTGACACAGTTATAGATATGGGACAAAACATGGTAGGTAGAGTGAGATTCAAGGTGAGTGCCAAAGAAGGAACACGCATTGTTCTGAAGCATGCAGAGGTACTAGATAAAGAAGGCAATATTTACTTTGGAAACCTAGGAAAAGCTGAGCAAAAAATTGAGTATTTCACAAAGGGAGAAGACGTAGAAACATATGCCCCTCATTTTACTTATCAAGGATTTCGATACGTAAAGATTGAGGGATACCCTGGACAGGAAAATGGATTACCGCTTGAAAACTTTTTTGGCGAAGTTATCCATTCAGATATGGAATTGACAGGTGAATTTGAATGTTCTAACCCTATAATCAATCAATTACAGAAAAAT encodes:
- a CDS encoding AraC family transcriptional regulator, with the translated sequence MNGDELRSFLLTNNTKQATEWDAIKKAFNPETVEINGEQVYVFDMIFDLTVTPIEDPIGISQQLPTAYVPMHIHHYIELIYVYQGQCTIVMQNGKMTISEGEIIIIDKRTPHAVEGISESDIVIDIKLKHDYLSSSFLSRFTHKSIISQFLVDSLINNRRVNNYLHFPFENRSNIAGIMEHIMCEYFEKDFCSADMINSYLFILFTELIRHSNNSNSIKPVDTKQDDIVLEFLKYIEDHYKDCSLTKMASHYNYHPNYASSVLKKATGKSFKDLLQIQRLNKAALYLTNSDLPVAEIAEKVGYTSLSFFYKKFNDIFLQTPKEYRENKL
- a CDS encoding glycoside hydrolase family 1 protein, which produces MTFNFPPQFIWGSATAGHQVEGNNMNNDFWAEEHAEGSPYKDRSGDAIDHYRLYEKDIALMASLGLKAYRFSIEWSRIEPEQGEYSNSAIEHYRGVLEACHKYGITPVVAMHHFSSPKWLMRLGGWASPEIPELFSQYCEVVFRELGHLIPYTLTMNEVNLPVMLREVFSSIGFIPPVGIERDAWVAPKWRESAAQLCGTTADKYFTFHMISDEKSIKILKEAHKKAREVIKGIAPDTKVGFSMALSDIQSISGGEELAEKKWQSYFGQFEDMIAEDDFFGLQNYTRETYGPEGQVAPTEGTELTQMGYVYCPEALGNVIRKVKQAVSIPIMITEHGVATANDERRVEFIRRSLEGVQSCLNEGIDIIGYLHWSTFDNFEWNSGYSMQFGLIEVDRTTQERKVKESARYLGRIAQMNALVTK